Below is a genomic region from Drosophila albomicans strain 15112-1751.03 chromosome 2R, ASM965048v2, whole genome shotgun sequence.
GTGCCGCTTTTCTATTTCATTGTGCCCGAGAGCGTGCAGTGGCTGGTGTCGAAACAACAATACGAACGAGCTGCACGCTGCCTAAAACGTGTAGCCAAGATCAATGGCCGACAGGTTGAGGAGCGGGAATACGATCAATTCATTGAGGAATGCAAGCAGAATCAACGAACCACAAAGAGCGCACCTAATCTGCTGGGTCTCTTCAAGACGCCTCGTCTGCGCCGCAATACGCTCATCTTGTTCTTCAAATCGTGAGCAAAACAATCTATGAGTGTCTCATAAAAGCTGCTACTTAATCTTTTGTCTCTTCGCCCACGCATAGCATGGTCATTACACTCTGTTACGATGCTGTTTCCCGTAATGTGCAAGGCCTTGGCATTTCGCCATTTGTGATGTTCTCATTGAGTGCCACCGCAATATTGCCAGCCTGTTTGCTGCTCATCGCTCTCCAAGATCGCATTGGTCGCAAGGCAATGGCTTCCATGTCGCTGCTGATCAGTGGCATTTTAATATCAGTCACTAGTATCGTGCTTTTTGTCGCTATCTCCGAAAATAATCAAAGTAAGTTGGCAACAggtttttgatttattgcgAGGCAATTGTTTTGTCGTTGCCTTTAGCAATATCTTAATCTCTTTTTCAATTTACCATCTCATATCTGTAACTAATAATTTACCATCTAATTTCAGCAACAACTTTGCTGGTGACGCTCTCGGTGATTGGTCGCTTTGGTGTCACCGTGGCTTACAACTCGGGCGCCCAATATGCCACTGAGCTAATACCAACTTGTGTGCGTGGACAGGGCGTGGCAGCGGTGCATGTGATGGGCTATGCCTTCACCTTCTTCAGCTCCTATATTCTCTACACACGCACAATATTCTCACCTCTCCCGGAAATCATTCTGGGTGTGCTTTCGCTGCTGGGCGCTTGCTTGTGCCTCCTGCTGCCGGAGACACTGCATCGGACATTGCCCGCTTCGCTGGCGGATGGCGAAAACTTTGGCAAAAACGAGCATTGGTACACCTTTAGCTTCTTGGAGAAGCGCACACAGTCGGTGACCAAACTGACTCCGGGTAGAACTAAGTCGCAATCAAACTCAATAGATTCCTCCAATTATTTTTAACGTAGCTCGTTGTGGAGTGTTTTAGTCTAGTTGAAATGttagcatacttttatgcTCTCACTTAAAGTTCCTTCATAAAATGTGTAGTCAGCACAATATCATTGTACAAATAAAGCACTTTTAGTTAAGCAAGATGATAGTCttcaaattactttttattctttttgatttagtcatactcatatttaaaatggaaagTTTGCTATTTCTCTACGCAAATGGTAACGAACACTAAATATCAGAGAAATgcatatatatgatatatataattcaCACTCGTATCATGAAAATGACAATTCTTTAAAGGAAGTGTATTtcataaagtaataaaatacatatgtatataaatttataaagtaCAGCAAAGAATAGATTTTCTAGCAttgataaaaatgtaaataaaatacgtaATAAGATTACGTTATTATCcctaaattacaataattatctGATGATACCTAAAGATCCCATACTACTCACCTCGTCTATATTAACTTATTCTGACCGCCTGGAGATAAAGAGAAAGTGTTCTTCAAAAAAGCATTCAGAGCAATGCGCGATATCAAATATATCctgtaaacaaaattttccatttaatcgCTTAAAAATACGTCACGACCTTCATATTGAAAGCGAAAGTTAAACCCAGTCAACAATGTCTGCTTCctgtacattttaaatatgcaaatactGTATTCTGTATATTCGCTTTTTAGCCAAATTTATGGGCCCTTAAATTGTAAGCGCACCTTAACTGAAAATCTTGTTTAACTAGGCCCCTAAACGCGTGTCACATTCTTATCTAAAGACAGacaaaagaatgaaatgaTAAGCGAAAAATGTCTCCACTGTCATTCAGTTCAAAATGGATGTGTCGTTACTCTTATACTCTTATACTTACATTTTTCATGATCGCTTTAGCCCCCCAGTGATAAATGCGAGAGGCTACTGCAGATTTTTGTCAATCGCTCGTTGGCTAACGAGTCAAGTAGACACGTTGGGAAAAGCGCTCGACATGGACTTCGAGAGTGTGTTGGAGAAGTGTGGCAGCTTCGGTCGCTATCAGTTCGTGTTGCTGGGACTTTATGGCTATACGAATATGCTATCGTCACTGCATTACTTTTCGCAGACCATCATCAGTTTCACGCCGCCCCATACGTAATATAACTTGAtttgctaaattaaataaatacaaattaattcacATTTCCTTCTACCAGGTGCAATCCCTCAAATACACCTGAGATTTACGCATACGCAAATGCCACATCGTCAGCGAGGTGCAGTTACATAGAATGGGATCCCGTTCTGCAGCAAGATCAGGAAATTAAATGTCAATCCTGGAACTTTGAACGCGAGAGTGGCTATGAAAGCATCACTACTGAGGTAATTAATTACAGCACCTAGAAGTATGCTACAGTTTTCGCACATTCCCTGCTAACACTAACGTACACAAATATTGTACACAGCTGGAATGGGTCTGTGACGATGCGTACAAATTGGCAGTGGGTCAATCGTTCTTTTTCATTGGATCCGTGCTGGGTACTTTGTTCTTTGGATATCTGGCGGATCGCATTGGTCGTCTGCCTGCCTGCATGCT
It encodes:
- the LOC117576791 gene encoding organic cation transporter protein, with amino-acid sequence MQFVRERKNTMLEVDKMLVKCGDFSRMQWLMLLLFSLINLLSALHYYSQTIISFVPKYWCADDLPADFEPPQKSSCMPLGMNESTSGKCHSYNYELYMGYKSFPSDMNWICDNAWQLTLGQSMFFVGSVVGTLSLGYLADILGRVPIMIVANLIAMLGNMLTIFSSNLMLFCTFRLISGFATDSNFLMMYILVMEYMRPSLRTIGLSICIGIFYCVGSISAPWIAVLMGSWRGYLLVTSLPLSLVPLFYFIVPESVQWLVSKQQYERAARCLKRVAKINGRQVEEREYDQFIEECKQNQRTTKSAPNLLGLFKTPRLRRNTLILFFKSMVITLCYDAVSRNVQGLGISPFVMFSLSATAILPACLLLIALQDRIGRKAMASMSLLISGILISVTSIVLFVAISENNQTTTLLVTLSVIGRFGVTVAYNSGAQYATELIPTCVRGQGVAAVHVMGYAFTFFSSYILYTRTIFSPLPEIILGVLSLLGACLCLLLPETLHRTLPASLADGENFGKNEHWYTFSFLEKRTQSVTKLTPGRTKSQSNSIDSSNYF